From one Dryobates pubescens isolate bDryPub1 chromosome 2, bDryPub1.pri, whole genome shotgun sequence genomic stretch:
- the SLC30A1 gene encoding proton-coupled zinc antiporter SLC30A1, protein MCGGMAAKGPGGPRWWQNRRARLLCMLALTFLFFVVEVVVSRVTSSLAMLSDSFHMLSDVMALVVALVAVRFAQRTRATKKNTFGWVRAEVMGALVNAVFLTALCFTILLEAIERFTEPHEIQQPLVVIGVGVAGLIINLLGLCLFNHHGVGGHGHSHGHGHSHSGRQHSRSGSKTEQPPGDGEASLHREETSTLVENCSSSNGVSQEKLGDVKDDMTDLQVNGNAGHYPMDVEEVEEDSSAQLNMRGVFLHVFGDALGSVIVVVNALLFYGLWNPCPKDGPCFNPCVNNHCVENATLSQTPGRANSSEQESITVAGPCWLLYLDPVLCLIMVCILLYTTYPLLRESALILLQTVPKQIDVHSLNSKLRTLEGVEAVHELHIWQLAGSRIIGTAHIKCPDPSTYMMVAKRIKEIFHDEGIHATTIQPEFASVGSESGRGKCEFPCRTQCALKQCCGTGEDSAAKKTEKSSSISISCSEVVIDIPKTRRTKSESIPSVKLEANTDQNEQFESSL, encoded by the exons ATGTGCGGGGGGATGGCGGCGAAGGGGCCGGGCGGGCCGCGGTGGTGGCAGAACCGTCGGGCGCGGCTGCTGTGCATGCTGGCGCTCACATTCCTTTTCTTCGTGGTGGAGGTCGTGGTGAGTCGGGTCACGTCGTCGCTGGCCATGCTCTCCGACTCTTTCCACATGCTCTCAGATGTCATGGCCCTGGTCGTGGCGCTGGTGGCCGTGCGCTTCGCCCAGCGCACCCGCGCCACCAAAAAGAACACCTTCGGGTGGGTGCGAGCTGAGGTGATGGGCGCCCTCGTCAACGCCGTCTTTCTCACCGCCCTCTGCTTCACCATCCTGCTGGAGGCCATTGAGCGCTTCACGGAGCCCCATGAGATCCAGCAGCCGCTGGTGGTCATCGGCGTCGGAGTGGCCGGACTCATCATCaacctgctggggctgtgcctctTCAACCACCACGGTGTGGGGGGCCATGGCCATTCCCACGGCCACGGGCACTCGCACAGCGGCAGGCAGCACTCTCGCAGCGGCTCCAAGACCGAACAGCCACCTGGGGATGGGGAGGCTTCGCTGCACCGGGAGGAGACCAGCACCTTGGTAGagaactgcagcagctccaacgGAGTCAGCCAGGAGAAGCTAG GTGATGTGAAAGATGACATGACTGACCTACAAGTGAATGGGAACGCTGGCCATTACCCTATGGACGTAGAGGAAGTTGAGGAAGACTCTAGTGCACAGCTTAACATGCGTGGAGTTTTTCTGCATGTTTTTGGAGATGCCTTAGGCTCAGTAATTGTTGTAGTGAATGCTTTGCTCTTTTATGGGTTGTGGAATCCATGCCCCAAAGATGGGCCCTGCTTTAATCCGTGTGTCAATAATCATTGCGTGGAAAACGCTACTTTATCCCAAACACCTGGCAGAGCAAACAGTTCTGAGCAAGAGAGCATTACAGTGGCTGGGCCGTGCTGGTTGCTGTATTTAGATCCTGTCCTTTGTCTGATCATGGTTTGTATCCTCCTTTACACAACTTACCCATTACTTAGGGAGTCAGCCCTTATACTCCTGCAGACTGTTCCCAAACAGATAGACGTGCATTCTTTGAACTCAAAATTGCGTACGCTCGAAGGAGTTGAAGCAGTTCACGAGTTACACATCTGGCAGCTAGCAGGCAGTAGGATCATTGGCACTGCTCACATAAAGTGTCCTGACCCTTCCACATACATGATGGTGGCCAAGCGCATCAAAGAGATCTTTCACGATGAAGGGATTCATGCAACGACCATTCAGCCTGAGTTTGCCAGCGTCGGCTCCGAGTCGGGGAGAGGGAAATGCGAGTTTCCTTGCAGGACACAGTGTGCTTTGAAGCAGTGCTGTGGAACAGGAGAAGATAGTGCTgcaaagaagacagaaaaatcttCATCAATCAGTATTTCCTGTTCAGAAGTTGTCATTGATATTCCCAAAACCAGGAGGACTAAGTCGGAGAGCATCCCTTCAGTTAAGCTCGAGGCAAACACGGATCAGAACGAGCAGTTTGAATCCTCTTTGTAA